TCCATCGTTGCTTTATAATGTATTAATGGAAAAAGTTTCGTCGAGGAATTGGTATAATAGAATTGACGAGGTTGTTGTTTTAGGTGCTTTACCATTTCGAAGTATGACCAAACAGGTATGTAATTGTGCGTTGTAAATTCATTTCTGTatacgaattatttaaattaataataacgaaTAAGTAAGGAAATAGTCAGTACAAAcacattattttctatttataataaatgtttATGTGTTTATGTatctaaatattaaattatcctcgggcaaaaaatataataatataaaatatgattTACATTAGTACCATTGAATcaaagaattaaatattacaaatacaaaagtttaaaataattctttattGTATTAAAGATAATGTTTATTAAAAACAAGTAATATTGCTTGTACTGATTATTTTCATACTTAATTTAGTCTTTCAACTAACAAGCATCAActttagttttatttttaataataataatttataagtacattattgtATTGCATGTACTTTATGATTTACATTTGACAAAGAATAATAAAGATATACAAAGTGAAATATACATTAATTAACAAggaaataaattgtttaaaatttcagctAATAGTTGAAGAAAATATTAAGGCTGTTATTTCAATGAATGAAGATTATGAATTACAATTATTCTCAAATACTGAAAAggtataaaataatgaaattattaagtACATAATTTtcagtgaaatatatttttactttctaaaaaacaatacaaataactgacttaatacattttttaggaatggcAGATgaataatgtacaatttttgcaattatctacaacagatatttttcaggCACCTTCAcaagaaaaattacaatgtggtgtaaattttattaataagttTTGTAATACACCAACTACATTAAATAATTCTGATATTCCTGATAAAAATGACTTGTATGGTGGAAGTGTGTATGTCCACTGCAAAGCAGGAAGAACTCGTAGTGCAACATTAGTTGGGTGTTATTTAATGATGGTTAGATAATGGAGTTTATAATCTATATAGATTATATTTCTTAAGAATAAcatttcttaaaaataatatattttatagaaaaacCAATGGGTTCCTGAGGAGGCAGTAGCATATATGAAAAAGAAGAGACCTCATATATTATTACACACATCACAGTGGGATGCACTAAGACTTTTTTACAAGAATAatgtggaaaataaaaaattatagaattatttaaatatgtatttaactACTATAATTACATCGTAATTATATCATTATTTTGTAACACTACCTAATAACTTACATTTCAAAAAATTATTACTTATAAATTGTATTCAGTATgtattgaaaaatgaaactatGAAGTAAGAAACTTAATTAAAAGATACTgttgcaaaatttatttttaaatttacaaatatttaccaCTTAATGCAATATAGAATTTAGaagttccttatatccaaagaTGCAAAAGCTTTAGCTGTGTTCATTACCTTGTGTGTTAAACATTCAAAGGAGGCGTACTAGCAACTAGAAATGAATCAGAATCATTAATTGGACCATATTCTGGACAAAAAGCATCAAGAACTACTTTCATCCACACTTGTGCATTAAATGTATCAGACgcaattttctataataaacaatgacttgaaaaatataaaatttcagtgcttttattttaattactttttacagaaattaaaaaaaattatttgaaaatctaTTTTTTCTACACCTGAAGTACAGAACATAGTGCTTCCACTATTCTGTTGTAATGTAAAATAGTTAATATTGGTACATCCAGGTATAGAAATACTACTACTTGAGGTGATGAATACTTGGGACATTGATATCCACAATGAATAATGAAGTCTTTTGTTGATGTAGTCAATCTTTTACGTCCTGTTTAAATGAGACCCTTAAAAATTACATGTATGTGTACATAAATATAtgaatcaatttttatattattaattacattataaACTACTAATTATTTAGATATATTGAAAAAACctatctatttttatttaaaaaaagcgattttaattataatattaaggCATGATTTTCCTACAATAtggtacaatatttataaacaaagccacaataaatattaaacttaATTTGATTTATTGTATTGTATAACTTATTAAACATTCTTAAAATTTGCTGGACAAAAATTGACATATACTTTTTTGTATTTAtatgtaaaagtacacatatataGACTAGAAAAAGtatgtgaaataaaaatataagtgtacaaaatattttttatgcttTCTATCACTATGAAGTATTTTTTGAGAAACTATTAGATATAATGACAACATTTTTGTTTAGTATTTTAAGATTTTATGcaagatatttttaatattaatatattaaaaattgattcaataaaaatatatatggtttgaaaaaagaaatttgtaaaacaaATGAAAGTTTGTCTTTATAAACTCGTCACGAAATATTAAGGAAACGATTTAGTTTTCAAATAGCTCAATTTTGTTCTCCTCAAAGCATcataaaaagataaaaatatctTAATTAACTATTTGTaagatataataatttaatttttatacttgcTATGTAATAATCTAATTTTCTAAAcatatttattacttttatctGATACTAGTAACAATTATAAaacataaatttcttttttacaacTGATTAAATTGATTCCGTTTTAAGTTTACATATCAATTTAGAATCAGCAACATACAAAAAagaatttgtaaattataatttctaatatttgTATAATCATAATACTTACttaatttttcgttttcgaacTGCTGCATATTTCTTTAAAACTGTTAATTTCGTTAAacacttttttttaataatatacggTATTAACATTTCCGTATCATCATTTGTTATTTTATCCTCAATATCTTTACTGAGTGATGTGAACGTTTTATATGAAACTTCGTTAGTTTTTAATTTGTGTTCCAGATTCAGTATTTCATTTTCTACATTTTCACCTTTCAATTTAGCAAATCTAGCACGTGGTCCTACGGTGGCTTTAATAGTCAATTTTCCTGTCTTTGTTGAAGAgtaaaatagaaaacaaaaGTCTTCCAATATTCCTGTTTTAGGTACATGTGTACCACAACATGCTTctctaaacaaaatttataatatcatCAGTTGTCAAAAACAGAAATacatacaaagaaaaaaaatctttattgtgaaaaattatttcttcaaaACCACCTACTTTGATTTTAATATACGAGTATCAATCGTCACAAGGTGAATTCCTGTGTAAGGGAAAACTTCTTTTGGTATTGATGTTATAAAACAATCCTCttctaataattctgatgaatttaTAGTTCTTATTTTAACAGGAACATCAGCATTTATAAGACTATTTAAGCAATTTTCAATCCTTTCTAGCTGTTCAAAAGTGAGTTCATTTCCAAAACAGTTGAACTGAAGTCTTAAAATATCTGAATAAATTAAAGTAGAACGTAGATGAGCTATTTGCATTGCTTGCTGTATAGATGCATTTAACAAATGTGCTGCAGTATGATGTCGCATTACTCCTGTTCGAAATTCAGGATTAATAGAAACAACACAACTATCTCCAACTTTCAATGTTTCACCTAAAAATCTAaatgataaatatatacatttttgtttatcattaaatttgttataattattttaaaacttaaaATGAATATATACTTTGAATTGTTCTGTGCAAATTTTCCAAAGTGAATAACATAATcattaattttgtttacattatttatattaaaaatgagATCTGTTGTACAAATAACTCCAGTATCTGGTGATTGGCCACTCTTCCATGAATGACATAATGTTTTATCTAATATAATTCCAATTTCAACTTCTTCATCTGAATTTCTATTAGAATTAACTATTTCATTCTCTctgtttaatattaaattacctAAAATAAAAtaggaatatatttttcatcaatCAACATTTAATtagtaaatatatacatattacatgtaatgtattaccatttataattaaacctataattttactttcaattttagGAAACTGGAAATTATTTCCATCgaaagtatatttatatttaaaaatgtcgtCAGTTTTGGGTATACGATTTTTTTCAAGTATTTCTACTACTTTTTTTATAACTATTTCACTATCTTTCATTAGACCAATTCTTGATCGATATTTAATGTTCTCTAATTTATCTTGAAAAGCTTTTTCATCAAAATATAAAGATTCAATTTCTGCAAGTTTAATTATTGTTTCCACAGTTAAACCATATGTATCATATAACTTAAAAGCAACATACCCAGATAGTATTTTAGTTTCTTTCCTGTAATattaacaacaaattttcctgTAATATCAACAAAATTCTCCAAAGATATGTATTTTCTAATTACACataaaaacatacacatacatatatatataatatatatatgtatacatatacaatatTTGTTGCTCATACTTACGAATCTTTAAGATTAGATTGTAAGTAGTTATAGCCCTCAAATAAATTAGGAGTCATCCAATTAGTAATTGTTACCAATTCAGGACGTATTTTAAGTATTTGTTTCCACTTTTTGTCAGAAGCAATTCGTAAGCTCTTAAATAAATCTTCTTCAAATTCTATAATTTTTTGCACCTAATTACAATTGTattatgaaattaattataaaatctcTTATGTGCACATTTTATATTACCTTTTTGAGATTATTCTGTAATTCTGGATAAACATCACCCAAATTGTCTGCTACAGCATTTGAAAGTTCCAAAAGCATTCCTTcctttttaaatgttttttcacTTACAGCAATTGCCTTTCTTATTATTCTTCTAAGCTTATTACTGAAAATGTTgtttattgtaataatttatgaGAGTAGGTATATTGAATAAGTAAAACAACCTACTGGTCCTCTGGCATCATTCCATCAGCTAGTGCTACAGTGATCATTCTACTATGATCTGCTAATATTCTATATCCACTATCAAGACTACTCTCATCATTATAAAATTGCCCTTTATATTCTGGTGTATTTGCAAATTTCTGAATAGCTTTAAAAAGTGGCTGAAAAATATCTGTAtcataatttgattttttttcttgtaACAGTGCAACTAATCTTTCAAATCCCATGCCAGTATCTACATAATGTTTTGATAATGGTACTATGGTACCATCTGATAacctaatataaaatatatggtaattaatatttaaaattacaaaattaaagtttttctacatgataaaaatatttgtatgttatttattatttactgcATACCGTTCATACTGAATAAAAACTATGTTCCATAACTCTGTAAGATCTGCATAACCCTTGTTAATTCGTGTGGATTGATTTATTATTTGTTTTGTATGATCTACATGTATCTCTGTACAAGGACCACATGGTCCTGAAATACCCATTTCCCAAAAATTATCTTCCAACCCAAATGGTACAATTTTATCTTTTGAAATACCAATGCTTAACCAAATATCTTTGCATTCTAAATCTGGTTCTAATCCTAATTGTTCATTTCCAGCGAAGTATGTTACATATAAAAAATCTTCCTTAATACCATAATGTTTAGTTAATAAATTCCAAGCATAACGACAAGCTTCTTcctaaaatatttattgccttatatttataaagattacatttgaaagtaaaatgaataaaaatagttaCAATGTTTTAAAAAACTTAAATACCTTAAAATAATCTCCAAAAGACCAATTTCCCAACATTTCAAAGAATGTATGATGATACACATCATTTCCAACTATATTTAGATCATTATGTTTTCCACTAATTCTGATACATTTTTGTGAATTCACAGCTTTTGTTACAGGTGGATCATAATAATCTAAGAATATTCCTTTaaactaaaaaaattaatatttgtatatatatatattttttaatatgatTGAAGCATAGAATAAGTACAATAAATAGTGTATAAAgtaaaattgaattaacaatGTCATGTGAGATTTATTAATTtagtttttttataaaaataaataatgaaaaataaaactttgttCGTTACAGatatttcataaaattataaaatccaAGCATACTTGGTTCATGCCGGCATTAACAAATGCGACTGTTGGATCGTGAAGGGGCCTAACAGGACTTGATCGTATAAAAGTATGACCCAAATCTTTTTCgaaataatccaaaaattcatttctaatTAATTTTGCACTTTTTTTTACCGCATTAGAGGTACTATATCGTCGTATTAAAAACCAAAAATTCATTGCTTTAATCGAATAGAAAtacatcaatatttatttataaatattcatactttaaaaaaaagtaaatttctcAATGCGTTGTTCCATACTTTTATTGATATTAAATAAAACAGTTTTAAGTTTACTAAATACTCGTTTGATACAATAATTTAAACTAATTTTTTAAGTCATTTATAGGTTAAATTTTAACCAATCTAATATCTCTTGCACAAAAAAGCATAAAAGTTTTTAAAGATTTTCATGTACTGTATGATTTCTGTATAAtggtattttaataaatatatattaagcACTTAATATATAGAATGCTATTAATCGGGCACACGAGCATTGAAACGATGTGTGTGCGACTTGTgatgaccatcacaattttcgttgtAGAAATACATTGTCATACAATAGAATCCACACATTTCAAACGTGCGTCGCTTTCAATGTACGACCATGGTGTGTTCATTTTTCATTGATGTTCTGTACAAGAACACACGTTACGATATGTCGACATACGCTTTACATTGTATACCACTAAATAGGGTAGTTACCTGAGCCTGCCGTCAGTCATTCGTTGCGTGATAATTGTGCTGCGTATATAATAGATATTTGCTATAAAtgcttttatatttttgttatttgctCGTTATTAGCAAAATAATGTCAAATAACACTAATACAGAATTTTTAATTAGCGAAATACGTTTCTAATATGTGTACATATGTAAATACATGTATGAGAACGTTATCGTAACACACCCATCatattttctacgtttcctttcaACATTTGTATGCCCCTTGCCTAGGATTACCGGAAAAAATCCCGGGACCAATATAGTTCATTTACTAAGACAAAAGACTCCTGTAATTAAACCACATAATTGGCGACAGGATCGAAACTGTGAGATGCAATAGCCAAATAGATTAGAGCAAGAAGAAAAGAGGTTTTATGAGTGGTAATACTCGATTATTCtgttaattataaattgtaaaatttgtagaaaagattgaaaagaagagaaagtgttcatttttgtttttcaaaaagtatagttttaatatttaacccaaattaattattcaaaaatgcgaaaaatgttgttagTAAATCTTTGTAATGATTTtaacatttgtaattattttttaatgccTCTGTGATCGGGTTTTTAACCGTCCGTGGAATATTTTCATGTTTTTCATACACTATGAGTCGTACCTATGATACACATATAAGGAGAATTCATTAAGTACAGATATGGATATAGAGGCGGGAAAACTCCCGATTGGTAAAATATAATCACCAATATCATTCTACCAATCGGTAGTCTTCCTGCTTTTGTGTCACATGTCTAGTAACAAATTTGTGTCACCAGTGACACTCGCCCTTGCAAAGAATATTCGACACtcaatgattaaaaaaaattttaaactttgcACAAATATAGTTTAAGTGATATTAATGAATCCATTTTGATATTGTCAAGGGGAAGAAAATACCATCTTAAAGAAAATATAAGTTTatatattattgtaaatatctTAATAATATGTAAACTTATATGTTCTTTAAGAGAGTGTTTTCATCTCTAGAATAACTtccttgataaaaaaaaaaaatggagaagaaaGAATTTCTTTCTTGGCAAATGATTCTGGTCATTTAAGGGGAAAGTTATCATGCTTCGTTTATCCTTTCGTCTTCATAATTCGCTCTCACGTGCGTTGTACGACATCAATGCACAGAAGCATTATACGTTGAGCGTACCACGGAGTGACCAACTTgccaaaatatataaattatagaagTGAGGTGTCATGAATTGCTTTGAGATAACATGTTCTGACAATAGATCATAATATATAAAGTACAAAGTAGGTTATTACTTTACAGATTaaactattattaaatatattctatTGTTTTCAGAAGTAATTTTGATACATGTAACTTACAGATGACTGCTGGCATAAGTcgcaatgaaataattttatgttATGGAACAGGTAATTTCGTGTGGGTATTCTACTACCATCGTTAATTTCGTTTACATTACTGGGAATTCATAAGTATCAGAAAAGTTAACGCAATTGAAgaactttataaaatattaaaaatgcacAATTTATATTGTCGTTTTGCATATACTACATATATTTTATTGTctgttatattttaatttatactaCGTGGTCttaaatttcaaagtatttTATTGTATGCTGCATATTCTAGTGTATTTTCCATATTcagatatattaaatattaaacatatgtaacatttttgtatatgttatttaattaaaatattaaaatagttacatatatcgaaattgattctaaaaatataataagttacatttaataaataatagtttattaaataatattttacgcaTAATGATCTATTGTTAGAACATTGTTATTTCATAGTGATTCGTGTGATATATCGCTTATaggttaaatatttcgaaaggtTTAAGTCGTTCCATGACGCAATGAACGGTATAATGTTTCTGCGCATTTAGTTGCGCAGCGCGCGCGAGAAAAGCTTATGACGAAAAAGGGTAACCCGAACATAGTGACTTTTTCCTCAATTGGTCAGGACTTATTTGATCTCATGTATCTATTCTCTTTTTTATACTATCTTTAAGATCCATTTTTACGTGACACAAAGTCACGACTTTTAATTTTGTGATATTCTTTTTCACGATATTTCTCGtcgtaaaaatgtaaatatcgcGTTGTTGTAACGTTTTGATCACAGATGTCACGTTAAAAGTTGCGACTTCGTGTCATATGAAAACGAACCTTTGTGGTCATAAGAACTAGGCATAAAAATCTGCCATAATGTTTTGTCACGATTGCGCACAGAGTACGTTCGCGGCCGTGCGGGAGTCCACATGAGCCTGTTGCCAGTTATTGATCCTGACACGGTTAAACAACACTGCATTGCCGTTAACTACGAAAATAATTCTAGTCACGAAGCGTTTGCAAAAACGCGCCGACAAACTATCACGGTAACGTGTGCGTTTTTACTTCTACAAAGTACTGCAATATCAGAATGTGCTGTGTCTCTTCGACGTCATCTTAATTCTGTCAAAATGTAGAAGAGGTCCTGTAAGACTGAAATATCGATAAGTGACATTTGTCATTGATACGCAAAGATGTCATCGGTAGTTTTCCGCGAAAAAAGGAACACGTAATTAGACCGTGGCATAATTTTTTgctattacaaaatttatatgtACCTTTGTCAATTGAGTTCTTTAAAAACTTAGTATCTTGACTCCGAACTTTAGGAAGACTTGAATTTGTGTCGCTGCTGCACATGTGATCCTTTAGGTGTTATCTTCGGTCCGTAATGAAGAAGTTTACAATTAAAGGTGTGCTCGACGGGTTCCGATCATCGGTACCTCAGCCCGTCAAACCTGATCAGgaaatcgtcgaaaatttaCGGCCGGAACACTTTCAAGTAAAGAAGGTCAGTGATAATAAGTTCCTATCCACTCGTTTTAAATTACATGTGCCAATTTGTAACAATATAAAAAACGTATGTACACAGCAGAATTCTTTTCTAAGTTTATAGTTTCAACTTATAAGTGGAACGACTTAATTAAACTGCATTAGTACTATATTGTGAACTGCTTTATGATTAGACTTttataattatctttttatgaaaataatatgtAAGTAGAGTTGCTAATGTTGTCATTAATTCATGATACTATAATGTTAGTATTGCCTTTAGAAACATGTACACATAATCAATATGTTATAGCAAACTACcattaaaattgttatttttcattttaaagttGCTAGATGAACAGTAAATTTAACTTATCAGTAAATAATATTTGACATTATGTCTTATTACTGGATATAATTTCTATTTGTAGTTTCTATATTTGCATCTTTATTTTATTAGATTGAAAGTACAATAAACAGTAATAAgtttaaaaatatgttaataGGCATAAAATCTTAATAAGCATAATATTCATTTaactaattttcaaattaaaaaataatttttttgcaaattgtaaattgaaaaaaaaatgatttggcATAATGtaatattgttaaaatataaattatatatttactttatataaaagctttcttatttataatttttacaatacaaataacagaaaaaaatttataataaagttATATTATAATGGCAAATTATGTACAACTGGTTTCTAGCGtagaaaagaaatatatctcatattttatcaatttaatttttcatatgtTAAACTCATGATATGTGTGAATATTGTGTAATATGATACTAACATAACTTTATtcttaatttataaattataaatatttttaataatatgttATATCATATAATTGTAGTAGGAGACAATTACGCGAGACTAAGAGGTTATTTAGCAGTGTAAAGTATCTTCGTTGACATTGTTGCTACTATTATAATCTCATGAATccaagaatataaaaaatataaatcaattCATAAATATAAGCTAAGgaaggaattattatttttgattaaagaattttaagaaaataattgtGAAATATGGGACATTTATTTTTAGTTATTGTTAAGtggttcaatatttttaaaatagtttACATACAAGCTATATAATTTATTCTAAAATCTGGTTCAGTCAATAAAGTATTGTCAAAAAAAGActttatttaacaatatttaggcaagttcaaatattttattgaatttttaaagataATAACTGTAAAACAGTTGAGTAAGTATGTGATGAAACTGAAGTTAAAATTAGTATTAAAATAAGTGTCCAAGTAGTATGAATAAGATAAAACAAACTTAATTTGATAGGCTACTGAGCTTGAAAAAGTTACTTATTGCTAAACataataaaaacatttatttgaaatttgttaaaGCTAAGTAAGTTATCGGACCTTGGTAGGCTGGTCAAAAGTCATTTTTACAGATGAGTTTGAGTTTAATAAATGAAGTTTCACTGGAAAAACTTATACTCGATAGTATCTTAAAAAATAACTTTCTTCAAAATATGTAAATTCAATTATGAAAAGTTGAAATGGATCTACAAATGTTTGTTTGTAATGATACTATAAAGTGTTGATCCTATTGATGGAATTATggattaatatttatatgtatgtaaaatgaaatttgGCTTCATTTATAAGTAATAAAATACCAGAGATTTGATATTTTATCCAAATTTGCAATGATATTCAACGTGTTTGGTTTacaagataaaataatttttaagcaAGCAAGGTATAAGGATTCCCAAAATGGTTTCTATTCAGACAAATTAAtatggagaaattttttaagtgtagtaaattcaaattttaacaaataaCGAAAGATAGGCTAATATTCTGGTCAAGTGCTATTATTGTTTAATTGATTCTGCGTCAATTGTCCGTGTCCTAGATCTTTGTATAGGAGTTGGTTGTTAGAAATAGTTTTTTCTATCTTtggttatattatttattttaaatgtaatctgaattaataatattaatttaatttgatTTTCACCCTTGGATTGCAAACTGCGTACGGGATACTTGCATGTACGACGGCACAAATTTTATCTAGAATAAAATTACTTGTTAGAAATtgctaaaatatatttaataattgtttgccGCTACAATCGTTCGCTGTTTGAAACGCTCGCTATTTTTCGTTTGACTCTCTAATCTTCGTAGGTCGTTTCACTCTTTTCCAATGGCTTGGTCCATCTAAACAATTCCTTCCAGATGACTCTCTTTAAGTGTTGTCACACTATAACTTTCCTTCATCCAAAAGGAGGTCTGCCACGAAGATATGCCATTCCTGTAGTACTGTGCCCCAGAGCAAGGGATTACCCAAATCTATTTACATCTGTTTGCATTtcaaaaaaaagtaaatacatCACATTTGTATTAAACAATAACTTAAAAGCTCACTTACGATCGAAGATTACGGGTTTATCCACTGGTTTAATCGATTATCTTTTTTATGAAAAAGATTCGCAAGAAAGACAGTTGACCAAAATCGCTGGTAAACTAGCACTAAACTTCTATTCATCAAGTTTaaggttttaaaattattaagtagAACGGTATtcttttatatctttgtttaatttttagaatttctttcattttaaggGTTTTTTCGTAATATACGATATGAGGATGTGTTGGTATGTATGTTAAGGCTGTAATTTAGTATAGACACGGAAAGTGTAGGTcatgtttaaaattttatggAATAAAAACTATTTatgataaaaattttaagtatttctaatgtatgaatttttcaatcgagtgATTGGAGGTGCAAATGATGAATGCTTGGGATAGTGCCATATAGGATCGAGAGGGTATTTATGTATGGTTATCAGTTGCGAGAGAAGTGGGAAAG
The Ptiloglossa arizonensis isolate GNS036 chromosome 3, iyPtiAriz1_principal, whole genome shotgun sequence genome window above contains:
- the Alars-m gene encoding alanine--tRNA ligase, mitochondrial isoform X3; this translates as MYFYSIKAMNFWFLIRRYSTSNAVKKSAKLIRNEFLDYFEKDLGHTFIRSSPVRPLHDPTVAFVNAGMNQFKGIFLDYYDPPVTKAVNSQKCIRISGKHNDLNIVGNDVYHHTFFEMLGNWSFGDYFKEEACRYAWNLLTKHYGIKEDFLYVTYFAGNEQLGLEPDLECKDIWLSIGISKDKIVPFGLEDNFWEMGISGPCGPCTEIHVDHTKQIINQSTRINKGYADLTELWNIVFIQYERLSDGTIVPLSKHYVDTGMGFERLVALLQEKKSNYDTDIFQPLFKAIQKFANTPEYKGQFYNDESSLDSGYRILADHSRMITVALADGMMPEDHNKLRRIIRKAIAVSEKTFKKEGMLLELSNAVADNLGDVYPELQNNLKKVQKIIEFEEDLFKSLRIASDKKWKQILKIRPELVTITNWMTPNLFEGYNYLQSNLKDSKETKILSGYVAFKLYDTYGLTVETIIKLAEIESLYFDEKAFQDKLENIKYRSRIGLMKDSEIVIKKVVEILEKNRIPKTDDIFKYKYTFDGNNFQFPKIESKIIGLIINGNLILNRENEIVNSNRNSDEEVEIGIILDKTLCHSWKSGQSPDTGVICTTDLIFNINNVNKINDYVIHFGKFAQNNSKFLGETLKVGDSCVVSINPEFRTGVMRHHTAAHLLNASIQQAMQIAHLRSTLIYSDILRLQFNCFGNELTFEQLERIENCLNSLINADVPVKIRTINSSELLEEDCFITSIPKEVFPYTGIHLVTIDTRILKSKEACCGTHVPKTGILEDFCFLFYSSTKTGKLTIKATVGPRARFAKLKGENVENEILNLEHKLKTNEVSYKTFTSLSKDIEDKITNDDTEMLIPYIIKKKCLTKLTVLKKYAAVRKRKIKT